One genomic segment of Polyangia bacterium includes these proteins:
- a CDS encoding DUF1552 domain-containing protein, with translation MKILKHRRIKRRDLLSSIGGAALALPFLELFERAGRAQSAAKTSKFAVFCYTPDGVNQQAFWPTGTETSFQLSPILAPFESFKDKMLILGPQMTGNTPKGGTGLAYAGPTPQHQAPVTLSARVGTGCGTVGAFCSADPNFGLPYKPDQTTANNTINGPSIDQVIATAVQGDSLFSSLNFGLHPIGGDTPSDINFAQDGTSLKRMASADEAWTRIFGGAVVSTAPGGAATQATLDLQKQSAVSDFLHARFGTLRTVVSAADRQTLDGHLSALRTYEDRKTKLLMSQASQMAMCTQPSKGNVPSDADSVRTGSDTQLLSPFFMDMISAAFTCNLTKVASVTFGYPGGGDAGGLRMPWLGFTDPLHAISHNGGNAVALDKYQKMGNWIAGQIAGLMQKLAAVPFGSGTLLDNTTIYWFNRHGDGNAHSNFALPNILLGGTGGYFQMGRYLQLPATSPTKVLISIANAMGVNVPTFGENALKDTSPLAGIAS, from the coding sequence ATGAAGATTCTCAAGCACCGTCGGATCAAACGCCGCGATTTGCTCTCGTCGATCGGCGGCGCGGCGCTGGCCCTGCCGTTTCTCGAGCTGTTCGAACGCGCCGGCCGCGCCCAGAGTGCCGCCAAGACGTCGAAGTTCGCCGTCTTCTGCTACACGCCGGACGGCGTGAACCAGCAGGCGTTCTGGCCCACCGGAACCGAGACCAGTTTTCAGCTGAGCCCGATCCTGGCGCCGTTCGAGTCGTTCAAGGACAAGATGTTGATCCTGGGCCCGCAGATGACCGGCAACACGCCCAAGGGCGGGACCGGCCTTGCTTATGCCGGGCCCACCCCGCAGCACCAGGCGCCGGTGACTTTGTCCGCGCGGGTGGGGACTGGCTGCGGGACGGTCGGCGCATTTTGCAGCGCCGATCCCAACTTTGGGCTGCCGTACAAACCCGACCAGACCACCGCCAACAACACCATCAACGGCCCGTCCATCGATCAGGTGATCGCGACAGCGGTGCAGGGCGACAGTCTTTTTTCGTCGTTGAACTTCGGCCTTCACCCCATCGGCGGCGACACGCCGTCGGACATCAACTTTGCCCAGGACGGCACGTCGCTTAAACGCATGGCTTCGGCGGATGAAGCCTGGACCCGCATCTTCGGCGGAGCGGTCGTCAGCACGGCTCCCGGCGGTGCCGCCACCCAGGCGACGCTGGATCTCCAAAAACAAAGCGCGGTCAGCGATTTCCTGCACGCTCGTTTCGGCACCTTGCGCACGGTGGTCAGCGCCGCCGATCGCCAGACGTTGGATGGGCACCTTTCCGCGTTGCGAACCTATGAGGATCGCAAGACGAAACTGCTGATGTCACAAGCCAGTCAGATGGCGATGTGCACGCAGCCATCGAAGGGCAACGTGCCCTCCGACGCTGATTCGGTGCGGACTGGCTCCGACACGCAGCTCTTGTCGCCGTTCTTCATGGACATGATCAGCGCCGCCTTCACCTGCAATCTGACCAAGGTCGCGTCGGTGACTTTCGGATATCCCGGCGGTGGCGATGCCGGTGGACTGCGCATGCCGTGGCTGGGTTTCACTGATCCTTTGCATGCCATCTCGCACAACGGCGGCAACGCCGTCGCCCTGGACAAGTATCAAAAGATGGGCAACTGGATTGCCGGCCAAATTGCCGGGCTGATGCAAAAGCTGGCGGCGGTGCCGTTCGGATCAGGGACCTTGTTGGACAACACCACCATTTATTGGTTCAACCGCCACGGCGACGGCAATGCCCACTCGAACTTTGCGTTGCCCAATATCCTGTTGGGCGGCACCGGCGGTTATTTCCAGATGGGTCGCTACCTGCAACTGCCGGCGACCAGTCCGACCAAGGTTCTGATCTCGATCGCCAACGCGATGGGCGTGAATGTTCCGACTTTCGGCG
- a CDS encoding FecR domain-containing protein, which produces MTDQRWGVLGEKIEPSWRPERERVTREAIDRRASRRRTMTRAGSALGALALVAGGAGAIVGLRTHAPPATEAISLSTQAAPAPLAVGTVTVTHLSPETILDPMPDHHGRGFALRSGGARFMAPHEAGNPFVVIAGDVTIEDLGTIFTVQYLAADKVDVSVEEGRVKVHAQGADSEVVAGEHRAFAVSPSPAIKKTSRALAERISPTSWRLLAKSGRYDEAHAALKKAGPNAVRDQTADLLLAADTARLGGYPAGAVPYLERVVRTHAADPRSSLASFTLGRVLLDELGRPAEAAEAFARARGAGGPLAEDALAREVEAASRAGDANRSHTLAREYQQLYPSGRRAKAVARFGGVD; this is translated from the coding sequence ATGACTGATCAAAGGTGGGGTGTGTTGGGCGAGAAGATCGAACCCAGCTGGAGACCGGAGCGCGAGCGCGTGACCCGGGAGGCGATCGATCGGCGCGCCAGCAGACGGCGGACAATGACCCGCGCGGGCTCGGCGTTGGGGGCGTTGGCGCTGGTGGCAGGGGGCGCGGGCGCGATCGTCGGCTTGAGGACGCATGCGCCACCGGCGACGGAGGCGATTTCGCTGTCGACGCAGGCGGCGCCCGCCCCGCTGGCGGTCGGCACGGTCACCGTCACGCATCTTTCGCCAGAGACGATCCTTGATCCGATGCCGGATCACCACGGGCGGGGGTTCGCGCTTCGTTCGGGTGGTGCGCGGTTCATGGCGCCGCACGAGGCGGGCAATCCGTTCGTGGTGATCGCCGGGGACGTGACGATCGAAGACCTGGGGACGATCTTCACGGTGCAGTACCTGGCTGCTGACAAGGTGGACGTCTCTGTCGAAGAAGGACGGGTCAAGGTTCACGCGCAGGGCGCGGACTCCGAGGTTGTCGCCGGCGAGCACCGGGCGTTCGCGGTCTCGCCGTCGCCGGCGATCAAGAAAACCAGCCGTGCGCTGGCCGAGCGGATCTCGCCGACGTCTTGGCGTCTGCTGGCCAAGAGCGGGCGCTACGACGAGGCCCACGCCGCCCTGAAGAAAGCGGGACCAAACGCCGTCCGCGACCAGACCGCCGATCTTCTTTTGGCCGCCGACACCGCGCGCCTGGGAGGTTACCCCGCGGGCGCGGTCCCCTATCTCGAGCGCGTCGTGCGTACCCACGCCGCCGATCCGCGTTCCAGCCTGGCGTCGTTCACCCTTGGGCGCGTGCTGCTGGACGAACTTGGCCGTCCCGCCGAGGCAGCCGAGGCGTTTGCCCGCGCGCGCGGGGCAGGCGGGCCCCTGGCCGAGGACGCGCTGGCGCGCGAGGTTGAGGCGGCGTCGCGCGCCGGCGACGCGAACCGCAGCCACACGCTGGCGCGCGAGTATCAGCAGCTTTACCCGAGCGGACGACGGGCCAAGGCCGTCGCGAGATTCGGCGGGGTCGACTGA
- a CDS encoding cold shock domain-containing protein, protein MQKGTVKFFNTAKGFGFITPEAGGKDVFVHANDTGGALLQEGTKVEFEVVQGKKGPQASGVKVI, encoded by the coding sequence ATGCAAAAAGGCACCGTTAAGTTCTTCAATACCGCCAAGGGGTTTGGTTTCATCACGCCGGAGGCCGGGGGCAAGGACGTCTTCGTTCACGCCAACGACACCGGCGGCGCTCTGCTGCAAGAGGGCACCAAGGTCGAGTTCGAGGTGGTCCAGGGCAAAAAAGGGCCCCAGGCCAGCGGCGTCAAGGTCATCTGA
- a CDS encoding sigma-70 family RNA polymerase sigma factor, which yields MAPKPYLRLAAPLPEHGQGGDVIDDGPVVFDVLFKRYAGYVAGLAARLLGSGDADVDDIVQDVFWLASRRLAKIQNLIQARGWLSTVTTRVVRRKLMRRRFRALFHGDQRNVDVPARGATAEEHALLARLYEVLKKLPTDQRLAWSLRYLEGEPLDAVAVACGCSLSTAKRRVGAAKSVIDEVFRDD from the coding sequence ATGGCGCCCAAACCGTACCTCCGCCTTGCTGCGCCGTTGCCAGAGCACGGTCAGGGCGGCGACGTTATCGACGACGGACCGGTGGTCTTCGACGTGCTCTTCAAGCGATATGCCGGGTACGTCGCCGGGCTGGCCGCGCGCCTGTTGGGGTCGGGCGATGCGGACGTGGACGATATCGTGCAGGACGTCTTCTGGCTGGCCTCGCGGCGCCTGGCCAAGATCCAGAATTTGATCCAGGCGCGTGGATGGCTTTCCACCGTGACCACCCGGGTGGTGCGGCGCAAGCTGATGCGCCGGCGCTTCCGCGCGCTTTTCCACGGCGATCAGCGCAACGTTGATGTTCCGGCGCGTGGCGCGACCGCGGAAGAACACGCCTTGCTCGCACGTCTTTACGAGGTGCTGAAAAAGTTGCCGACCGATCAGCGGCTGGCGTGGTCGCTGCGCTACCTCGAGGGCGAGCCCCTCGATGCAGTGGCGGTAGCGTGTGGATGCAGTCTTTCAACAGCCAAGCGGCGGGTAGGCGCCGCAAAGAGTGTGATCGATGAGGTGTTTCGTGATGACTGA
- a CDS encoding alpha-L-fucosidase codes for MLSSAPIVNPDPVAPLPSAAQLAWQTQELTAFLHFGVDTFSGKEQGDGTDSPAIFNPTALDAGQWMTTLRTAGFRQAMLTAKHHDGFCLWPTKCTPYSVTASPWMGGQGDVVGQFVQAAHEANIRVGLALSPNDRHETSLGTLDYQAVFNCQLTELLSNYGTIDEIWLWDDNGTPASFNFAAVHDLVRRLQPDTLVDVGNVTASVGADLRSVGTALPTPDAGAPDQTSVKPEPGNTTGMLAWYPAEAVYGIRPGWFWHAAEDTQLKSLGQLIDVYYNSVGRNSVLLLNVPPNTQGVLAAPDVAELTQFGADIRDIYRQNLAAARPAVADSVFKGVPVHAAALAVDGSPDTYWAAGQGTTSARLEIDLGGPQTFNVVNIQEPIALGERTTAYHVEVSTDGPWVTIASGTSIGERNLLRVGTITASSVALVITQARGAPAIAEFGVYLSPFL; via the coding sequence GTGTTGAGCAGCGCGCCCATCGTCAATCCCGATCCGGTGGCGCCGTTGCCGTCGGCCGCCCAGCTGGCCTGGCAAACCCAAGAGCTGACCGCCTTCCTTCATTTCGGCGTCGATACGTTTTCAGGCAAGGAACAAGGAGACGGTACCGACAGTCCGGCAATCTTCAATCCCACCGCCCTTGATGCCGGCCAGTGGATGACGACGCTGCGAACCGCCGGTTTCCGTCAGGCCATGTTGACCGCCAAGCACCACGACGGATTCTGCTTGTGGCCAACCAAGTGCACCCCGTATTCGGTGACAGCCAGCCCGTGGATGGGCGGTCAGGGCGACGTGGTCGGCCAGTTCGTCCAAGCCGCTCACGAGGCGAACATTCGCGTGGGCCTGGCGCTGTCGCCCAATGATCGGCACGAGACCAGTTTGGGCACGCTCGACTATCAAGCGGTCTTTAACTGTCAGCTCACTGAGCTTCTCTCGAACTATGGCACCATCGACGAGATCTGGCTGTGGGACGACAACGGCACCCCAGCCAGCTTTAATTTTGCCGCGGTCCACGACCTGGTGCGCCGGCTGCAGCCGGACACGCTGGTCGACGTCGGGAACGTCACCGCCAGTGTCGGTGCGGACCTGCGCAGCGTCGGGACGGCTTTGCCCACGCCTGATGCGGGCGCGCCCGATCAAACCAGCGTCAAACCCGAGCCCGGCAACACCACCGGAATGTTGGCGTGGTATCCGGCCGAGGCGGTTTATGGGATTCGTCCCGGTTGGTTCTGGCACGCCGCCGAAGACACCCAGCTAAAGTCGCTGGGACAGTTGATCGACGTCTATTACAACTCTGTCGGGCGAAACAGCGTCCTGCTGCTTAACGTTCCGCCCAACACGCAAGGCGTGCTGGCGGCGCCCGACGTCGCTGAGTTGACCCAGTTCGGCGCCGACATTCGGGACATCTATCGGCAAAATCTGGCGGCGGCCCGTCCTGCCGTCGCCGATTCGGTCTTCAAAGGCGTGCCCGTCCATGCCGCGGCGCTGGCGGTCGACGGAAGTCCCGACACGTATTGGGCCGCCGGCCAAGGCACGACCAGCGCGCGCCTCGAGATCGATCTCGGTGGGCCACAGACCTTCAACGTCGTCAACATCCAGGAGCCGATCGCGCTGGGCGAGCGAACCACCGCCTATCACGTCGAGGTCAGCACGGATGGCCCGTGGGTGACCATCGCCAGCGGCACGTCCATCGGCGAGCGCAACCTGCTGCGGGTCGGCACCATCACCGCCAGCAGCGTCGCCCTGGTCATCACGCAGGCACGCGGCGCTCCCGCCATCGCAGAGTTCGGCGTCTATCTATCGCCCTTTCTGTAA
- a CDS encoding DUF1588 domain-containing protein: MKADIRCAVFLFCSLLAACSGDIGRPGAGAMPGGMSGTTGSGGAGGSSVQPPQNCQQPQAATLRARLLSPSQYDNTVQDLLQVGGDPAKGFAGAGFAQLDDSAVEQRANAAAAVAHAAATTLSAWAPCSPTATDTATCEQQLIDGMGAKAFRRPLTADDRTPMKALFDAGIKQKDFATGVEWFLTGLLQAPDFLYLLARPAGNEKPGQVVPIEAHDMASRLAYFVWNSPPDDALLASADAGRLNDPAELRAQFNRMVGDQRFLRGVSGFYSQWLHLDGFAEVARDDQAFTGDVVTALSTSLLMSATQIYSAPSPNLSDLFSGDTYPLNATLRTFYNRPGTGDGFVPVPMDGEGRHGIATHPGLMALMSRPDASNPIARGLFVLGTLLCQDVPAPPVGVTIPPLPPIMPGRSTRDRLDQHTQNAFCSACHNNIDPPGFALENFDQVGRFRTVDSGKAVDTSGVILGGGDIGGPFANGEALLTKIAGSHDVRSCFSRQYLQYALSRSVVAADQCSVDDLGKTFAASGDLKQLVAAVASSDAFRMRLAEGVAP, encoded by the coding sequence ATGAAGGCTGACATCCGTTGCGCGGTATTTTTGTTTTGCTCGCTGCTGGCGGCGTGCAGTGGCGATATCGGTCGCCCCGGCGCCGGCGCAATGCCGGGCGGGATGTCGGGTACGACGGGGTCGGGCGGCGCCGGCGGCAGCAGCGTTCAACCGCCGCAAAATTGTCAGCAACCGCAGGCCGCCACACTGCGAGCCCGTCTGCTATCGCCCAGCCAGTACGACAACACCGTGCAGGATCTGCTGCAGGTCGGCGGTGATCCAGCCAAAGGCTTCGCGGGGGCGGGGTTTGCGCAGCTTGATGATTCTGCCGTCGAGCAACGCGCCAATGCCGCGGCCGCGGTGGCGCACGCCGCGGCCACGACGTTGTCGGCCTGGGCCCCGTGCAGTCCGACCGCCACCGATACCGCTACCTGCGAGCAACAGCTGATCGACGGGATGGGCGCGAAGGCCTTTCGCCGCCCGCTGACCGCCGACGACCGCACGCCGATGAAGGCGCTGTTCGACGCCGGCATCAAACAAAAGGATTTCGCCACCGGCGTCGAGTGGTTCTTGACCGGGCTCTTGCAGGCGCCCGACTTTCTGTATCTGCTGGCCAGGCCGGCGGGCAACGAAAAGCCGGGGCAGGTGGTGCCCATCGAAGCCCACGACATGGCCAGCCGCCTGGCCTACTTTGTCTGGAATTCTCCGCCAGATGACGCCCTCCTGGCCTCTGCCGACGCCGGTCGGTTGAACGATCCGGCCGAGCTGCGCGCGCAGTTCAACCGCATGGTCGGTGACCAGCGATTTCTGCGCGGGGTCTCCGGCTTTTATTCGCAGTGGCTGCACCTGGATGGTTTCGCCGAGGTGGCGCGCGATGACCAGGCCTTCACCGGCGACGTGGTGACGGCGCTTTCGACGTCGCTGTTGATGAGCGCCACGCAGATTTATTCGGCGCCGTCGCCCAACCTTTCGGATCTGTTTTCCGGCGACACCTATCCCCTCAACGCCACGTTGCGCACGTTTTATAATCGGCCGGGGACCGGCGACGGATTTGTGCCAGTGCCAATGGACGGTGAAGGCCGGCATGGCATCGCCACCCATCCCGGCTTGATGGCTTTGATGAGTCGGCCGGACGCCAGCAACCCCATCGCCCGCGGTTTGTTCGTGCTGGGGACGTTGCTTTGTCAGGACGTGCCCGCGCCGCCGGTGGGCGTCACCATTCCGCCGTTGCCGCCGATCATGCCGGGACGGTCGACGCGCGATCGTCTGGACCAGCACACCCAGAACGCGTTCTGCAGCGCCTGCCACAACAACATCGATCCGCCCGGTTTCGCTTTGGAGAATTTCGATCAGGTCGGGCGCTTCCGGACGGTCGACAGTGGCAAGGCGGTCGACACATCGGGCGTCATCCTCGGCGGCGGCGACATCGGCGGGCCCTTCGCCAACGGCGAGGCCTTGCTGACAAAGATTGCCGGCAGTCACGACGTCCGGAGCTGCTTTTCGCGCCAGTATCTGCAATACGCTCTTTCGCGTTCGGTGGTCGCCGCCGATCAATGCTCGGTTGACGATTTGGGGAAGACCTTCGCCGCGTCGGGCGATCTCAAGCAGCTGGTCGCCGCCGTGGCCAGCAGTGATGCCTTTCGGATGCGTTTGGCGGAAGGAGTGGCGCCATGA
- a CDS encoding TIGR04563 family protein produces the protein MNGSEKRKQSLYFPEEMLKEIGTEAMRQDRSMSWIVQKCWKAARKDIMSMPSVNDPPVGEAKTAGEPQK, from the coding sequence ATGAATGGATCTGAAAAGAGAAAACAGAGTCTGTACTTTCCTGAAGAGATGCTGAAGGAGATCGGAACCGAAGCGATGCGACAGGATCGTTCGATGTCGTGGATCGTCCAGAAGTGCTGGAAAGCAGCCCGGAAGGACATCATGAGCATGCCGTCCGTGAACGACCCGCCCGTCGGCGAAGCCAAGACCGCGGGCGAGCCGCAGAAATGA
- a CDS encoding ATP-binding protein: protein MPTITASRPKVLLAWSSGKDSAWSLHVLRQQAEVEVVGLLTTIDQAADRVAMHAVRTELLLAQAAAAGLPLWPVPVPWPCSNAAYESGMAQAMARARDAGITAIAFGDLFLQDIRQYREGRLRGSGLTPLFPLWGMATDALAAAMVREKLQARLTCIDPTKLDPTFVGREFDAALLADLPASVDPCGEHGEFHTFAYAGPIFSRPIPIRSGEIVRRDGFIFADLLPGARPNATG from the coding sequence ATGCCGACCATCACCGCCAGTCGACCGAAGGTGCTCTTGGCCTGGAGCAGCGGCAAAGACAGCGCCTGGTCGCTTCACGTGCTGAGGCAACAGGCCGAGGTAGAGGTCGTCGGGTTGTTGACGACCATCGACCAGGCCGCCGACCGCGTGGCGATGCACGCGGTTCGGACCGAGCTGCTGCTGGCCCAGGCCGCCGCGGCGGGATTGCCGCTTTGGCCGGTGCCCGTTCCCTGGCCGTGCAGCAACGCCGCGTACGAGTCGGGGATGGCTCAGGCGATGGCGCGGGCGCGGGATGCCGGCATCACAGCGATCGCTTTCGGCGACCTTTTTCTCCAGGATATTCGTCAGTATCGAGAGGGCCGCCTGCGCGGATCGGGGCTCACTCCTCTGTTTCCGCTCTGGGGGATGGCGACGGACGCGCTGGCCGCCGCCATGGTGCGCGAAAAACTTCAGGCCCGCTTGACCTGTATCGACCCGACCAAGCTGGACCCAACCTTCGTGGGCCGCGAGTTCGACGCCGCCCTGCTGGCGGACCTTCCCGCTTCAGTCGATCCCTGCGGCGAGCACGGCGAATTTCATACCTTTGCCTATGCCGGCCCGATTTTCAGCCGGCCCATCCCGATCCGCAGCGGCGAGATTGTCAGGCGTGACGGCTTCATCTTCGCCGATCTGCTCCCCGGGGCCCGTCCGAACGCCACCGGCTGA